The following are encoded together in the Candidatus Tectomicrobia bacterium genome:
- a CDS encoding ABC transporter permease, producing the protein MVAGAGRSGHLLGERRSPARALFLGKYSPLIYMVAAWELATATGFIPEMLLPRFSDVIVAWVRMMISGELLEHALSSLWREAAGFSSSVAFGITTGIAMARFRVLRDLFEPLLRLLFPLPKSALIPILIVWLGIGHLSKIAVIFLGCILPVIVSSFNGARGVDRHLIWSALIMGTGRRKLLWRVIIPGALPDILSGTRLALAVSFVLLVGSEMLAGNTGLGFLTYFLSEAGDLAGMFAAIFTLTLLGFLADRLYLRVMRRILIWQQEGQG; encoded by the coding sequence ATGGTCGCTGGTGCGGGACGAAGTGGTCATCTCCTAGGCGAGCGGCGCAGCCCGGCCCGGGCGCTCTTCCTGGGGAAGTATTCGCCCCTCATCTACATGGTCGCGGCCTGGGAGCTGGCCACCGCGACGGGTTTCATCCCGGAGATGCTGCTCCCGCGCTTCTCCGATGTGATCGTGGCCTGGGTGCGGATGATGATCTCGGGCGAGCTGCTCGAGCACGCGCTCTCGTCCCTCTGGCGGGAGGCGGCGGGCTTCTCCTCGAGCGTGGCGTTCGGGATCACGACGGGCATCGCGATGGCGCGCTTCCGGGTGCTGCGCGACCTCTTCGAGCCGCTCCTGCGGCTGCTGTTCCCCCTGCCCAAGTCCGCCCTGATCCCCATCCTCATCGTGTGGCTGGGAATCGGCCACCTCTCGAAGATCGCCGTGATCTTCCTCGGCTGCATCCTCCCCGTGATCGTCAGCTCGTTCAACGGGGCACGGGGGGTGGACCGCCACCTCATCTGGTCGGCCCTCATCATGGGGACGGGGAGGCGGAAGCTCCTGTGGCGGGTGATCATCCCGGGCGCCCTGCCGGACATCCTGAGCGGAACGAGGCTGGCCTTGGCGGTCTCCTTCGTCCTCCTGGTGGGCTCGGAGATGCTGGCGGGGAACACCGGCCTGGGGTTCCTCACGTATTTCCTGAGCGAGGCGGGGGATCTGGCGGGCATGTTCGCCGCCATCTTCACGCTGACGCTGCTCGGCTTCCTGGCCGACCGGCTCTACCTCCGCGTCATGCGGCGGATCCTCATTTGGCAGCAGGAGGGCCAAGGGTAG
- a CDS encoding ABC transporter ATP-binding protein yields MSEPRVKIRATGVSKTYISPSGESVLALDGVDLEVRENEFLSIVGPSGCGKSTFLYLVAGVLDISGGGIHKDETPIRGPGPDRGLVFQHFALFPWRTVIGNICYGLEEQGVSRPERAERARELIGRVGLKGFENVYPNQLSGGMKQRVALARTLAYDPEVLLMDEPFGALDAQTRLLMQEELLDLWSEKKKTVIFITHDVREAVYLSDRVAVMTARPGRIKKIVQTRPPGSAAGRDHVETQEFVEKVNEIWSLVRDEVVIS; encoded by the coding sequence ATGAGCGAGCCTCGGGTCAAGATCCGGGCCACGGGCGTCTCAAAGACCTATATTTCCCCGAGCGGGGAGTCCGTCCTGGCGCTCGACGGGGTGGACCTCGAGGTGCGGGAGAACGAGTTCCTCTCCATCGTCGGTCCCAGCGGCTGCGGCAAGAGCACCTTCCTCTACCTCGTGGCCGGGGTGCTCGATATCTCCGGCGGCGGGATTCATAAGGACGAGACGCCCATCCGGGGGCCCGGGCCCGACCGGGGCCTGGTGTTCCAGCACTTCGCCCTCTTTCCCTGGCGCACCGTGATAGGGAATATCTGCTACGGGCTGGAGGAGCAGGGGGTCTCCCGGCCGGAGCGGGCCGAGCGGGCGCGCGAGCTCATCGGCCGGGTGGGCCTCAAGGGCTTCGAGAACGTCTATCCCAACCAGCTCTCGGGCGGGATGAAGCAGCGGGTGGCCCTCGCCCGGACCCTGGCCTACGACCCGGAGGTCCTGCTGATGGACGAGCCCTTTGGCGCCCTCGACGCCCAAACGCGGCTGCTGATGCAGGAGGAGCTGCTTGACCTCTGGAGCGAGAAGAAGAAGACGGTCATCTTCATCACCCACGATGTGCGCGAGGCTGTCTATCTCTCCGACCGCGTGGCGGTGATGACGGCTCGGCCGGGCCGCATCAAGAAGATCGTGCAAACGCGGCCGCCCGGCTCCGCGGCGGGCCGCGACCACGTCGAGACCCAGGAGTTCGTCGAGAAGGTGAACGAGATATGGTCGCTGGTGCGGGACGAAGTGGTCATCTCCTAG
- a CDS encoding acyl-CoA/acyl-ACP dehydrogenase produces the protein MEFVLTEAQKAVQALARDFAKREIEPVAAELDRETNWEKRMPWALVEKASAVGLRQLPYPEEYGGGGADVLTCCLAGEELAVGDLGMAVNLDQTWKLAHILDHMAPRLKDTWLRRLCAEPRFLTAISITEPGVGSDHQGYYDDPSIALYTRAERRNGRWAINGMKHYISNGPVASLYVVGARTDMSKKLRDGLTGFLVPRETPGFGIGKVHEKIGQRLSMNSELLFNGVEVDDENVILGVGKFWEIRGRLLACGKPEAAANCVGVGRAAFEKALAHARERVQGGKPIVEHQAVATMLADMAISLDMARTFVWRCAWAVNHQKPYDFTLGWKAKIYASEAAFNCARWGMEIFGGAGIMQEAPMEKLLRDASTFLHSDGTNQVLRLRTASAYAQGSISTF, from the coding sequence ATGGAATTCGTCCTGACCGAAGCACAGAAGGCTGTCCAGGCGCTGGCGCGGGATTTCGCCAAGCGCGAGATCGAGCCCGTCGCCGCCGAGCTGGACCGCGAGACCAATTGGGAGAAGCGGATGCCCTGGGCCCTCGTGGAAAAGGCCAGCGCCGTGGGCCTCCGCCAGCTCCCCTACCCCGAGGAGTACGGCGGGGGAGGCGCCGACGTCCTCACCTGCTGCCTGGCCGGGGAGGAGCTGGCCGTCGGCGACCTGGGGATGGCGGTCAACCTGGATCAGACCTGGAAGCTCGCCCACATCCTCGACCACATGGCCCCCCGGCTCAAGGACACCTGGCTGCGCCGGCTGTGCGCGGAGCCCCGCTTCCTGACCGCCATCTCCATCACCGAGCCCGGGGTCGGGAGCGACCACCAGGGCTACTACGACGACCCCTCCATCGCCCTCTACACCCGCGCCGAGCGCCGGAACGGCAGATGGGCCATCAACGGGATGAAGCACTACATCAGCAACGGGCCCGTCGCCTCCCTCTACGTGGTCGGCGCCCGGACGGACATGTCGAAGAAGCTGCGCGACGGCCTCACGGGCTTCCTCGTGCCGCGCGAGACGCCCGGCTTCGGCATCGGCAAGGTCCACGAAAAAATCGGCCAGCGGCTCTCGATGAACTCCGAACTTCTCTTCAACGGCGTCGAGGTGGACGACGAGAACGTCATCCTCGGCGTGGGGAAGTTCTGGGAAATCCGGGGGCGGCTCCTCGCCTGCGGCAAGCCCGAGGCGGCGGCCAACTGCGTCGGCGTGGGGCGGGCCGCCTTCGAGAAGGCCCTCGCCCACGCCCGGGAGCGCGTCCAGGGGGGCAAGCCCATCGTGGAGCACCAGGCCGTGGCCACCATGCTGGCGGACATGGCCATCAGCCTCGACATGGCCCGCACCTTCGTCTGGCGGTGCGCCTGGGCGGTGAACCACCAGAAGCCCTACGACTTCACCCTGGGCTGGAAGGCCAAGATCTACGCCTCCGAAGCCGCCTTCAACTGCGCCCGCTGGGGCATGGAGATCTTCGGCGGGGCGGGCATCATGCAGGAGGCCCCCATGGAGAAGCTGCTGCGCGACGCGAGCACCTTCCTGCACTCCGACGGGACCAACCAGGTGCTGCGCCTGCGCACGGCGAGCGCCTACGCCCAGGGCTCCATCTCCACGTTCTAG
- a CDS encoding ABC transporter ATP-binding protein: protein MLELRSVSKRFGGLAALQPATFEIPAGRTTALIGPSGCGKSTLLRLMIGLVRPDGGEIRFEGVPVHPGNVLEARRKMGYVIQSGGLFPHLTVRENIVFMAKYLGWPKERTAGRLEELVGLTKFPPAGLDRYPAQVSGGQRQRVSLMRALMLDPRILLLDEPFGALDPLIRSDLQNDLKEIFAELGKTVVIVTHDIGEAGFLADLIFLMREGAIVQAGTLEDLVLRPADPFVTQFINAQRSPLESLRPAGGAA, encoded by the coding sequence TTGCTGGAGCTTCGCAGCGTCTCCAAGCGCTTCGGCGGCCTCGCGGCGCTCCAGCCGGCCACCTTCGAGATCCCCGCCGGCCGGACCACCGCCCTCATCGGCCCAAGCGGCTGCGGCAAGAGCACCCTGCTCCGCCTGATGATCGGCCTCGTCCGGCCGGACGGGGGCGAGATCCGCTTCGAGGGGGTCCCCGTCCACCCCGGGAACGTCCTCGAAGCGCGCCGCAAGATGGGCTACGTCATCCAGAGCGGCGGCCTGTTCCCGCACCTGACCGTCCGCGAGAACATCGTCTTCATGGCCAAGTACCTCGGCTGGCCCAAGGAGCGGACGGCGGGGCGCCTGGAGGAGCTGGTCGGGCTCACCAAGTTCCCCCCCGCCGGGCTGGACCGCTACCCCGCCCAGGTCTCGGGGGGACAGCGCCAGCGCGTGAGCCTGATGCGGGCCCTCATGCTCGACCCGCGCATCCTCCTCCTCGACGAGCCCTTCGGGGCGCTCGACCCCCTCATCCGCTCCGACCTGCAGAATGACCTGAAGGAAATCTTCGCGGAGCTGGGGAAGACGGTGGTCATCGTGACCCACGACATCGGGGAGGCGGGCTTCCTCGCCGACCTCATCTTCCTGATGCGGGAGGGCGCCATCGTCCAGGCCGGGACGCTGGAGGACCTGGTGCTGCGCCCGGCCGATCCCTTCGTCACGCAGTTCATCAACGCCCAGCGGAGCCCGCTCGAGAGCCTGCGCCCGGCCGGGGGCGCCGCGTGA
- a CDS encoding ABC transporter permease subunit: MGLLAAWLLACAAPAGGAAVRVGSKKFTESVILGEIAAQLVRHAGDSPTHRKELGGTRVLWNALLSGEIDAYPEYTGTIAYELLAGRGLEAEDRMRAALEGMGIRMSRSLGFNNTYAIGMKEEAAARLGIRAISDLRAHPGLRLFLTNEFMDRKDGWPSLRERYRLPHAAVRGLDHDLAYRALEAGQIEATDLYSTDAEILQHNLRVLEDDLEHFPAYRAVLLYRADLERRAPAAARALLSVEGRIATEDMIRMNALAKVDRVPEEIVASRFLAEKLGVRSRVEAETAWRRFLRHTEEHLALVGLSLGAAIAAALPLGILAAKNAAAGQVILAVVGIIQTIPSLALLVFMIPLLGIGGPPAVVALFLYSLLPIVRNTSAGLNGIPVEVRESSEALGLPPGARLRLVELPLASSAILAGIKTSAVINVGTATLGALIGAGGYGQPILTGIRLADTRLILEGAVPAALLALLVQGLFEIAERALVSPGLRLKVQS; this comes from the coding sequence GTGGGCCTCCTCGCCGCGTGGCTGCTCGCCTGCGCGGCCCCGGCGGGAGGGGCCGCCGTCCGCGTCGGCTCCAAGAAGTTCACCGAATCGGTCATCCTGGGCGAGATCGCCGCCCAGCTCGTCCGCCACGCCGGGGACTCGCCCACGCACCGCAAGGAGCTGGGCGGCACGCGCGTGCTCTGGAACGCGCTCCTCTCCGGGGAGATCGACGCCTACCCCGAGTACACGGGGACGATCGCCTACGAGCTCCTCGCGGGCCGGGGCCTGGAGGCCGAGGACCGAATGCGCGCCGCCCTGGAGGGAATGGGCATCCGCATGAGCCGCTCCCTCGGCTTCAACAACACCTACGCCATCGGCATGAAGGAGGAGGCGGCGGCGCGCCTGGGCATCCGGGCCATCTCCGACCTGCGGGCGCACCCCGGGCTGCGGCTCTTCCTCACCAACGAGTTCATGGACCGCAAGGACGGCTGGCCCAGCCTGCGCGAGCGCTACCGGCTGCCCCACGCGGCGGTGCGGGGGCTGGACCACGACCTGGCCTACCGGGCCCTCGAGGCGGGCCAGATCGAGGCGACCGATCTCTACTCGACCGACGCCGAGATCCTCCAGCACAACCTGCGGGTGCTCGAGGACGACCTGGAGCACTTCCCGGCCTACCGGGCCGTGCTGCTCTACCGCGCCGATCTGGAGAGGCGCGCCCCGGCCGCGGCGCGCGCCCTGCTCTCCGTCGAGGGCAGGATCGCCACGGAGGACATGATCCGCATGAACGCCCTCGCCAAGGTCGACCGCGTCCCGGAGGAGATCGTGGCCAGCCGGTTCCTGGCGGAGAAGCTGGGCGTCCGAAGCCGGGTCGAGGCCGAGACGGCGTGGCGCCGCTTCCTGCGCCACACCGAGGAGCACCTTGCCCTCGTGGGCCTCTCCCTCGGAGCCGCCATCGCGGCGGCGCTGCCTCTGGGCATCCTCGCCGCCAAGAACGCCGCCGCCGGCCAGGTGATCCTGGCCGTGGTGGGCATCATCCAGACCATCCCGTCCCTCGCCCTGCTGGTCTTCATGATCCCGCTCCTGGGCATCGGGGGCCCTCCGGCGGTGGTGGCGCTTTTCCTGTACAGCCTGCTCCCCATCGTGCGGAACACCAGCGCCGGCCTGAACGGCATCCCGGTCGAGGTGCGGGAGTCGTCCGAGGCCCTGGGCCTGCCGCCGGGGGCGAGGCTCCGGCTCGTCGAGCTGCCGCTCGCGTCGAGCGCCATCCTCGCGGGGATCAAGACGTCGGCCGTGATCAACGTCGGCACGGCCACCCTGGGCGCCCTCATCGGGGCGGGAGGCTACGGCCAGCCCATCCTGACCGGCATCCGCCTGGCCGACACGCGGCTCATCCTGGAGGGCGCGGTCCCGGCCGCCCTGCTGGCCCTGCTCGTCCAGGGGCTCTTCGAAATCGCCGAGCGGGCCCTGGTTTCTCCCGGGCTCCGTCTCAAGGTACAATCTTGA
- the egtD gene encoding L-histidine N(alpha)-methyltransferase: MDEPTRAAVGSGSGVVLQEALAGLRKPQKTLPCKYFYDERGSRLFEEICGLEEYYLTRTEMAILERSAEEMARALGPGCALIEYGSSSARKALLLLDRMERPAAYLPVDISLHHLDRAVREVEERLPGLPVHPICADFTLPFGLPALNGRPVRRAGFFPGSTIGNFSRKEAVQFFRRVAHTCGAGGGLLIGVDLLKDARALEAAYNDRKGVTAAFNLNILSVLNRELGADFRPALFRHEARFNPAESRIEMHLVALASHEVRVGGAAIRLAEGESIHTENCHKYTREDFAALAAQGGMAVRKVWTDSRRLFSLQYLEAAEA, translated from the coding sequence ATGGACGAGCCTACCCGCGCGGCGGTGGGCTCCGGGAGCGGAGTCGTGCTTCAGGAGGCCCTCGCCGGCCTGCGGAAACCGCAGAAGACGCTGCCCTGCAAGTATTTCTACGACGAGCGCGGCTCCCGGCTCTTCGAGGAGATCTGCGGGCTCGAGGAGTACTACCTCACCCGCACCGAGATGGCGATCCTCGAGCGGAGCGCGGAGGAGATGGCCCGGGCGCTGGGGCCCGGCTGCGCCCTCATCGAGTACGGCAGCTCGAGCGCCCGCAAGGCCCTGCTCCTGCTCGATCGGATGGAACGCCCGGCGGCCTACCTGCCGGTGGACATCTCCCTCCACCACCTGGATCGGGCCGTCCGCGAGGTGGAGGAGCGCCTCCCGGGCCTGCCCGTCCACCCGATCTGCGCGGATTTCACCCTCCCGTTCGGGCTGCCGGCGCTGAACGGCCGGCCCGTGCGCCGCGCGGGCTTCTTCCCCGGCTCCACCATCGGGAATTTTTCCCGAAAGGAGGCTGTTCAGTTCTTCCGCAGGGTGGCCCACACCTGCGGGGCGGGAGGCGGCCTCCTCATCGGGGTGGACCTCTTGAAGGACGCGCGCGCACTGGAAGCCGCCTACAACGACCGCAAGGGCGTGACCGCCGCCTTCAACCTGAACATCCTCTCGGTCCTCAACCGGGAGCTGGGGGCGGACTTCCGGCCCGCGCTCTTCCGGCACGAGGCGCGCTTCAACCCAGCGGAGAGCCGCATCGAGATGCACCTGGTCGCCTTGGCCTCCCACGAGGTGCGCGTCGGCGGGGCGGCGATCCGGCTCGCGGAAGGCGAGAGCATCCACACCGAGAACTGCCACAAGTACACCCGGGAGGACTTCGCCGCGCTCGCCGCCCAGGGCGGGATGGCCGTGCGCAAGGTGTGGACCGATTCCCGCCGCCTGTTCAGCCTTCAATACCTGGAAGCCGCAGAGGCTTGA
- the egtB gene encoding ergothioneine biosynthesis protein EgtB: MPLQTLAEWTRDARERTVALVSDLGDGEMLGPHLPITNPLLWEIGHMAWFQEKWVLRHAGGRPSLRADADSLYDSMAIPHDVRWDLPLPTREETYAYMRDVRDRVIRRIEEGDASPAELYHVLYSLHHEDMHAEAFTYMRQTLGYPAPPVPAAGEDGAGGGPHPGDARVPGGTYLLGSPPDEPFVFDNEKWAHPVVVAPFAIAKAPVTQAEFARFAEDGGYRRRELWSEAGWDWRGRQGAFHPVYWRRAAGGGWQRRDFDRWVPLEPHRPVIHVCWHEAEAYCRWAGRRLPTEAEWELAATGEPAPGGGFSARKRRYPWGDEPPAPERARLDWRGMGCAEVGAHPAGDSAFGCRQMLGNAWEWTSSDFLPFPGFTPDPYKEYSEPWFRTRKVLRGGCWATRSRLIRANYRNYFTPDRRDVFAGFRTCAP, encoded by the coding sequence ATGCCGCTCCAAACCCTAGCCGAATGGACGCGGGACGCCCGCGAGCGGACCGTCGCCCTGGTCTCCGACCTGGGCGACGGGGAGATGCTGGGGCCGCATCTTCCCATCACCAACCCGCTCCTGTGGGAAATCGGGCACATGGCCTGGTTCCAGGAGAAGTGGGTGCTCCGCCACGCGGGCGGGCGCCCTTCCCTGCGCGCAGACGCCGACTCCCTCTATGACTCCATGGCCATCCCCCACGATGTGCGGTGGGACCTCCCCCTTCCCACGCGGGAGGAGACCTACGCCTACATGCGGGACGTGCGGGACCGCGTGATCCGCCGCATCGAGGAGGGAGACGCCTCGCCGGCGGAGCTCTACCACGTCCTATACTCCCTCCATCACGAGGACATGCACGCCGAGGCCTTCACCTACATGCGCCAGACATTGGGCTATCCCGCCCCCCCGGTGCCCGCCGCGGGAGAGGACGGCGCGGGCGGCGGCCCTCACCCGGGCGACGCTCGCGTCCCCGGCGGGACGTATCTCCTGGGCTCCCCGCCGGACGAGCCCTTCGTCTTCGACAACGAGAAGTGGGCCCATCCCGTCGTCGTGGCCCCCTTCGCGATCGCCAAGGCGCCCGTCACCCAGGCGGAGTTCGCCCGGTTCGCGGAAGACGGCGGCTACCGGCGGCGGGAGCTCTGGAGCGAGGCCGGGTGGGACTGGCGGGGGAGGCAGGGGGCCTTCCATCCCGTCTACTGGCGGCGGGCCGCCGGGGGCGGCTGGCAGCGGCGGGACTTCGACCGGTGGGTGCCCCTCGAGCCCCACCGCCCCGTGATCCACGTCTGCTGGCACGAGGCGGAGGCCTACTGCCGCTGGGCCGGGCGGAGGCTTCCGACCGAGGCGGAGTGGGAGCTCGCGGCCACGGGGGAGCCGGCCCCCGGCGGGGGCTTCTCCGCGCGCAAGCGCCGCTATCCCTGGGGGGACGAACCCCCCGCGCCGGAGCGGGCCCGGCTCGACTGGCGGGGGATGGGCTGCGCCGAGGTGGGCGCCCATCCCGCCGGGGACAGCGCCTTCGGCTGCCGCCAGATGCTCGGCAACGCCTGGGAATGGACGAGCAGCGATTTTCTCCCCTTCCCGGGCTTCACGCCCGACCCCTACAAGGAGTACTCCGAGCCCTGGTTCCGCACCCGGAAGGTCCTGCGGGGGGGCTGCTGGGCCACGCGCTCGCGGCTCATCCGCGCCAACTACCGCAACTACTTCACCCCCGACCGGCGCGACGTCTTCGCCGGCTTCCGCACCTGCGCCCCCTGA